CTTCGTACATGGTCTTGGCGCGGGCCACCGCGCGAGAGAGAATTTCCGCGTGCTGGTCCCAACCCATGCGCGCCAGGCGATCGGGGTCGATCAGTTCGCGTCGGTAGAGAAGATAGCACGAATAGATGTCGGTGAACGTGGTGTTGTTGAGCACGTTGAAGATCAAGGTCAACAGTCGGTTGCCGACCAGATGCCAGAAATAAAAAACCCGGATGTAGCGCGGCGCCAGCACACGGCTGCCCATCACCAAATCTGCGCCGAAACGCAGCACGGGCTCCATCAGACGCGCGTAGTCGGCGGGGTCGTATTCGAGATCGGCGTCCTGGAACAGCACGTAGTCGCCGCTCGCCGCGCGCAAGCCGGCGAGCACCGCGCCACCCTTGCCCTGGTGGGATGCGCGGATCAAACGGTCGCAAAGATCGGGACGCGCCGCGACCAGGTCGCCGGTGCCGTCGGTGGAACCGTCGTCGATGACAATGACCTCGAAGCGGACGTCCTCGATCGCCTGCGCCCGCACCGCCCGCAGGATTTCGAGGATGGTGGCGCGCTCGTTGAAGGCGGGAATGATGACGGAAACCGAAACCATGCCGCCGTTGGTAAAGGGAGGGGCGCGACCCGTCAAGGCGACACCCGTCGCCCCGAGGGCGGTATTCCCCGAAGGAGCCAAGGTAAATGGCGTACGGTTAACGGCGTTCGTGCCGCCGGCCGCCGTCGCCAAAACCGAAGCCGACGATGAAGATCGGCGCCAGCATTTTCCACCAATCGATGATCGGGACCATCTTGGTATTGCCGATCTGTCGGGGAGGGTAAATCTTGCTCACCGGCACTTCGGTCATGCGGTAGCCGAGCTTAATCAATTTCATGAAAATGTACATTTCCAATTGGTAGTGGTCGAGCCAGACTTGATCGAGGTCGAGGCGGGGATCGTTCAGCACGGACACTTTCATTGCCCG
This genomic window from Rhodospirillales bacterium contains:
- a CDS encoding glycosyltransferase family 2 protein codes for the protein MVSVSVIIPAFNERATILEILRAVRAQAIEDVRFEVIVIDDGSTDGTGDLVAARPDLCDRLIRASHQGKGGAVLAGLRAASGDYVLFQDADLEYDPADYARLMEPVLRFGADLVMGSRVLAPRYIRVFYFWHLVGNRLLTLIFNVLNNTTFTDIYSCYLLYRRELIDPDRLARMGWDQHAEILSRAVARAKTMYEVPISYHGRTYAEGKKIRAYHALAVVRAIVVDRIARLLSPPEPRP